A window of Fusarium musae strain F31 chromosome 1, whole genome shotgun sequence genomic DNA:
GTGTATTCGGAGGCATATTTGTGGTTAACGGCTGCTAGAAAGTGACGCGGCGGGTCAGCTGGCCGTGAAGGGCGCACAAATGAGGCAGCAGTGGGGAATTTAGATTTGCCTTGAGAGAGTCAGTCAGAGGTAGTTATCAATTACACACAAACAGATAGACATGTGTATCAGATGGTGTGTCTAGTCTTACAGGTAAAGTAACGAATGCCTTTGTGACATCCGTCGTGTTTGCCACGGGCTGAGTCGTCCCATTCTACGCCGAGCCATGTCCCTGTTGTACCTGAGACTTCACCGACAAATCTCACCGTGCAGAGAGCGCCATCGTATGAGATGCGTTGGCCAACGTGGTGCGTCGTTGTCATTGTTTATGTTTCGGGAAGTTTCTCGCTATATCACAAAGATGGGCTTTCGTTGTTGATATTGAGGAGGTTAAAGATGGGAGCTACTAGAATAAGAGGATCATTAAAGCACCGGAATTTTTGAGGTTAATGATACAACAGCTGTAGCCTCAGACAGCACCAAAATACTGAAATTGACTGAGATTTTTCACACATGACAAGATAATTACACTTGTTACTAAGGGGGATTTATGCTATCTGCTAAATTAAAtcaattatatatatattcgAAAATTACTGTTAATCCTGGGTCTCCACGTGAGCTTGAACGAAAAGTCAGAGAACGAATCCGAATAATGCTTGTCATGACACACTCGCCGTACGATTTCAAATGATTAAGACATAGGTATGTGATAATATGTCCTCATAAGACTGCTCTACTCAATCGTGTGATTGTCACAAGCTTCCTAGGCAAGTAGGTAGTATTCATGATTTTTTGCATTGGGATATCTCGCCATAGGGTAACTGCATCAATGCCATGTCCGTCCACTTTTCAACGTCTCCTCATCTCACCGTTAGCACCAACACTCATCGTAAACCAATACTTTTACaatgtcgtcttcttccataGAATGCCAGCATCGCTGTGCCCAAATGTTCTCAATGGCAATGTTTCTACAAGATATATCGACTCGCACCAATCTTCTCGACCCGCGACGTCCAGCTTCACAACCTCAACCGTCTCAGAAAGCCTTGCCTTCTACACCAAGCCCACCATCTGATCCATCGATACAACAAATGAGCCAGCTACCAGACAGAACCATCTGAGAAGAGTCAACGAACTGCATACAATCGAGGTCCAAAGGAGTTACACAAAAACTGGTGAGGTTACAATTCAGCAATATAACATCACCAACCAATTTGTTCATCACGAATATCACGCATTTGTTCAATGAAGCCCATAGGCTAATTGTTCACTCAAGGAGATCAATTGGCAACAAGCTAGTTACAGTTTCAGTCTAAATCTAGCCTTTGGTGGTCATACAAGTGTAGAGAGTGTCGGTCATCAAATTCAATGCCTGAACATTTTCATGTGGCATTCTGGTATCGTTTCGCTCAAAATCAATTCGCTCGGCCAATTCTTCCTTTGGCCTGGTCACATTCCTCCAAAAATCGGTAGATACCTTCGAGGCCTTCATAGTCTTCTGATGGTCCAGCTATTGAAGAGCTGTCTGGAGGCGACATCGTCTCGTATCCCTCGGCCTCAGCCAACCATGGACTATTTATCATTTCGTCCAGATATGACTGCTGGACAAAGTACTCCTCGTCTAGAGTCGAGATTTCATCAGTTTCGTAGCCCTCTAGTGATCGGACTGATACGCTCGGGGTCAAGGCTGACTTCATGCCATCGGGAGCGAATGGGAATTGGAGGGCAACCGGAATACCGACTGTACTGTCAAAGTCGGCATCTTGGCCCACCACACCACGCTGGATACCAATGTCATCGCAAAGTCGCTCAATGGTCTCAGGGTCAACGCCTGGAAAGCGGACTCGAAGAACGTTATGCTTCTCTAATAAGACTGGGAGGTCACCCAACACTGCAAGCCTGCGGAGGTCGGCATTGATGGCCGTGAGGTCTTGCAAGGCTCGTCCAAAGTCAGTGGACAAAACATCGAGGAAACCCTCAGTGTTGAGGGAAGCGCCGCCAGCAGCGGCCTCAGCCTTGAAACCAGAGGTCTCGGAGGCAAAGGGAATAGCCGCAGCGAGAGGGCTCAGAGCTGTGACGGTAGGGCTGAGCTGGAAGTCGATGAAGGAGCCGGGAGCGGAGTGGGAGAAGGCGGAGAGCTTGTGCATCGCCTGATCTTCGACTGGTGACACAGCACGATACTGTCGCTCGCCTCGAGGCCCAAGACCATCGTAACGGAGCTTTTGGCCGGAAAGGAAAAACGCTCTCATGGCTTGGGAGACGTTCTGCACAACCTGGGCCGGAGCTGCCGGAGTATGCGAGAAGTACCGAGCACTGCCTCCGAGACTGTATCCGCCAGCACTGCGAGGAAAAGCACCACCGGTCAGATTGGGCCGAAGAGCATTGGCAAAAGGAGCTCGGCCGGAGAACTGAGCAACACGTCGAGATGTGTTCGAGGTCGGGAGCTTGAATCGATCGAAACGGGCAGCCTTGGGTTCGGAGCTGATGAATCTCCTAATGACTCGGTTGACATTCTGAGCTGCGGAGCTCGAGAACCATCTAGTATGGCGCTTCTGCTGCCGAAGCACAGCAACGGGGTGAATAGGTTGACGAGCAACTCTGGCGGTTCTGAGTGTGAGTTGGGATTGCAGGGGCCGCGTCATGAAGACGAGCTTGGTCCGAACCACATTCGTGGTTTTGGCCACAGCAACTTTGAGAAGCCGTCGGGCCATCGGACCCAACAGCGCCTCTAAAGACGCCATAGTGAAGTTTTTTTGTTGTTTCCAAATCCAACGGTGTTGGAAAGTGAGGTGCGTAAGCTGAAGCACAACGCATTCAGCTCGGGCGGTATGAGGTCCTTTATGGCGGTGATAATTCGCCACAGCATGCGCCACACGGTAAGGACCGGGTGGCGGATTGCGGGGTTCGTCTAGCACGAAACAAGATTAGTGCGGATGTACAGTCAGCAAAGGTgacctccaccaacaatAAATTTTCTTGTCTTCGTTTTTCCTTCGCTCAaacctctccctcttcattcCTCAAGGTCTGGATCGCGCACACGATGCAAAGCCGTTGCCCAGCTTTTGCGCGACCATGACCTTGAATTTCTCACAGGTAAGAATTTCCCCCACTCCCTGCTTTATTTTCTACTTCACATGATGAATATCATACACGAACAATCCAAATCAGACCAGCACAATGGTGATATAGCAATCTCTAGAATTACACTGAGAAGCTTTGGACCTCGGAACCGGCAGGATGTTTTTGTCACAAACCTCGTACTGACCAGTCACTAGTTTTGTTTGCTCACCTGTTAGCCGTTGAATGGACGCGTCTCCCGATTGAGCGCGCGTCATCTCTTGCTATACACTGAAAAGGTTGGTAAATAAATTCCTTTGTTTTTTCCAAACCCTCTCCGAGTGATGATCAAAACGACACCTTAGGGATTCCTCATTCTTAAAATACTATGTGGATACTGTTGTTATAAGTTTCAGCCTTGTCTGACTGGAGATCACAACGCCTCTTTTGCTTGCACCGTTTTCTACTGATGCAATTGCTAACTCGCGTTTGTCAATAGGTAAATCTCATCTTCCCTCTCAAGCGCTCCCAGCCACTTTATGATGAAGATTTGAACGAACGGGCGGACATAAATGAGTACTGCTGCCTCCCACCCTAGAAAAGCAAGGACGTACAAATCCTTGTGGTGGGTGTGTAGTGGGACCTCTTGTTGATACTTCGTCACCTGATCGTGGCTCCTGTGGAAATGGATTCTTGTCGGTATCTGGTAGAAGAACTGGTGGCTGACTGTTGAGGATCTAGGTACTTGAACAAAGAATTCTTGCTCTTGCATACACATCCCTTTCGTGATGAGTTGTTTTTTTAGTATTCACACTGTTTGACTCTTGGTCTTCGGGCCTTGGGATATGaacacaacatcaacatctgaCTGATTGGTATGCTTCTGATGCTCTAACCATCGCGATTCCATGGCTAACCTGTCTAGATCTGATCTTGCGCTTTTGTTGCCAAACTCAATGATGACGGATGCTAATTCCGTCATAGGTATATAATAGACATTTTAGTCTCATGAATGGTAAGACGGCATTTTCCTTGCGCACATCTTCTGCACACCCCTGCCATATGATGACTCTGCTATTATTAGCTCTATCCGAGTTCATCGTGACGAACAACCTATTCACCTTGGAGAACTGATATGGTTTCCTACAtatgtttttttttcccACATTGCGAAGATATCATAGCTAACCATGTTTATTAGATTTAACGATTAATGATCGCGAAGTTATTGTACTTCGAGAAATATGTAACTTGagaatatataatttaccaAGCCATGCTAtctataccttttttttgtAACTACGTGTGATTGCTGGAGATGTATCCTACCTGAGAATGGAATAGCTATATCCGTAGATATCCATTTTTGTTACGCCTGCCTGTCGTGTTCTCGTTCACTCTTATGGCATGTACTAAACTTATTTCTTAAGCTGCAGCCTCGCGTTCATTCCAACAATGCAGCGGATCAAATCCCAATCATCCTTGTGGCCTACCCAGTCGGTGACGACGACTCCCGTACCTGCAGAAccgatcttgagcttgtttggCCCCTTACCATCCTCGCCGTGGCACATGCAGAGGTATTCGATAACAGAGGGGTTGACCTTGGCAGCAATACGCTCTGGCCAGCAGGTTgcgttgaagaagttgctTGCTGTAAGGAAGTTGACAAACAAGGGGGGTAAACTAGCATCCTTTTTATGACCATCCATCCCGGCGAGAGCGAAGGTCTGCTCAGCAGCGCGTTCGAGTTGCCGACGGCAGTACTCGATCTTTTTCTCAATATTCTGGCTCTCGGTAATCTCGTAAAAGTCTTGGACACGGATAATACCTCCTGGCACCTTGCCGTCTTCGCAATTATCGGGCCAGGCGCCTGCGTCAATACCCCAACCCCGACCATCCCAgcatgtcttcttcatctcgccGTCCAAGTTGAAGCGGCGGACGATGACAATGCGACCACGGGCACCACCCAGAGTTGGAATCCTGGGCTCAGTCCACCATCGACTTCGTCTTTTATCGACGTAGCTGTGCTTCAGATATTTTCCGAGTTGTTCGTCGTTGCCCCTTCCAGTACCTTCGCGCTTGATACTCATGATGACAGTCTCACTGCTGTTCTCGTCGAGGAACTTGTAAATATCCTCGAGCATGTGCTTGAAGTACTTTGTGCCAGTCAAGGAAATGGGAAACACGCTGTGGACTAGAGcaagttcatcatcgtcaggaCTCACGGATACTCGAACGTCGAGAAACCGAACACCATTTTTGAGTTGCTCCAAGACGCCGACCGCTTGACATCGAACAGAAGGAAGAGCAGTATAGCAGGTAGGAGAATTGTGCGTGCCAGGGATCGAAAGCAGAGTGAGTGGCCAGTCGTCGTGAAGCTCGTGCATCCAGCGATGCAGCTGggcagaagagaagatggctAGAAAGGCACCGTTGGGGGTATAAACGACAGTGAGATCATGTTTGCCTCCGTCCAGGTTCTTCATGACAGAAGATTTGTTGGAGGGGTTGGGGATGTCGACCTGATACTTATGATCCTCATATTTGAAGGTAAGACGGACCACCTCCTTATTCTTGTCGGCGGCTCGGATGCCAGaacccttggtcttgaaggGCTCAACTTTGACACAGGCATTTTCCTTGTGGATGGGGTCGCCCTTGGCCTGGGTTTGGCGAGAGCTGAAGTCAGTAGCCTTAATGAAGCCACTGATATGGCTTGTCATATTTGAGAGGCGGTTGCCGGTTCTCACAGTCTGGCCCTCGAACCTTTCGATTTCAATAAGCTCGATTGGGTTGATAGTAAGATTGCGAATGGTGAGGTGAGCCATGGCTATGATTGTCGCCAATAAGGTGGCCACTAATTGAATGGGATGATGGCGCTTATTGCGAAACCTCGTAGAAAGTGGATGAAGCTACCAAGGTAAGTATCCAAGAAGGGGTTTGTTGGGGGtgaaataaaaaagacagCCAAGCTTAAAGCCAAGCAGGAAAGACCAAGCAGTAAAGACCGGAGGTAAGCTCCTCCCGCGTATATGGACCAAGGATGTCGAGGCCAgatctgagtctgagtctgagtctgagtctgaatCTGAATCTGAATCTGAATGTGGTAGGGGGAGGTTAGGAAGCTGGCAGCTTCTGAAGCTCACCTTATGGAGCTATCCAAGGGCGGGCCTAGTTCTGCGTGGGCGGGGCCAGTTTTCATGTCAATTGGAGACCCCCCCCCCCGAATAAAGTGGCGGGGAAATGGGAGGAAGCACCCAAAAGACAGTAAAAGCCTAACTGAACAGTGAGCTAGCTACTGTATCATGGGAGCTGAAGTCATCCCAGCTTGCGTCGTCGTCCTTCGTCATCACTGCCAAGGGTGCCAAGTGAGGGAGACTCCATGAACCAAGTCAGACTTTTCATCTTGGGTGTTTGATCTGGCGCCGACACACTGAAGGTGAGCTTACTACAGCTAACAGATTGGGCTGGAATATAAGCCTTCCAAGCCCTTCTCAAACGAAGGGCAGAACTGTAAAAGGCCCAGGGCAAAACGGCTCAGTGTTGGCGTTCCGACTTGGCCGATGAACAATTCCGTCGGGGAACCAACAATGGATAGGCTGAACACACAAAGTAAGGCTGAAGCTGCACATTGAGTTGGGTGGGTGTCAATAGATAGCCTATTTCCATGGTTGCCAGACTAATTGCACCAGCTCGACTTGGCTGATCCCAGTCCTCTGAACTGGGACAGACAAACAATGGATAGTGTGTATGCTAGTTAGTTAAAAGGGACCGAGGGATAGGATGACCGTGCACCATCTGCCCAAGCGACCGAGCTACAGTACCATTCTATTGAAacgggggggggggggggggggcctCTCTTTTTCCCTGGTTTTCCCTACGTGACGATTGAAACGTTGACGCCTTAGCGTTGGGGGAATGCGATCATGGCGGGAATGGCGTTGGAAAGATGCGATTATTCAGAATCGAGAGCGCTAAGAACGAGGCAAGTCTATCATTGATTATTCCCAAGTAATTGGTTTCCTTGTTGAGAGTAGCTTGAAGATTGCTCGACTTCAGTAGAGGCATGGAGGtcaaggtgaagaagaacggCACGGTcatgttgaagctgaggTGTGTTGTAACACAACACAATAAGCATATCCAACAAAGATGGCCCAGTATTATAGCGTAAAGGTTAAGAAAGAGACAGAAATAATAGGTCAAGAAACTCCTATTATATTTGTTATCACTCTATATCACGAGTTAGGAGTATCTTCTGCTGATTATTCGCATCTCAAGAATACTCTTTGTCAATAGCAGGCGGTATTGTGGATATTCGCCTGACATGAAGATCCCAAAGATCCCATAGACAATAAATcgcctttcttttttattagtgCTATAGTTAATTGATTATCACTCAATCTGTGGCTGAGATAGAGCAGTGGTTCTCATATCAAATCAGTAGTTAATTCCGCTGTATTACATGAacatcaccagccttgaAGTTCTCGCTGGTTAAGgaagaatgaatgaatgaatgaactCCCCGACCCCATGCCTTTCATCTCTAATCATAAAAAGGCCGTCAATATTCTTCTCAGTATTGCTGTTCTCTTTTCAGCATCCTGGGATGAGAAGTCTAGGTAACATAGGCCCCAAGAAACACTCATATCTACCTTCACCAGGTTCCTTGGAAATGCTTGCCCGTGATTACCCCAGCAACCTCCTAAACTAACCATTTCCAGACATATGACATGGTATTCTTTCGTTTAATAACTTGTTCGCCGTCTCTTAGTAGGGGCcaagtcttcctcatcatccggATCAAGTGGAAGTGAAGTTCCAGCGCGTTTCTGGATGAGACCCCCGATAACATCTCGGCTTCCGATGACATTACCTGTTCCCTCAACATTCAGACCCGCAGCAACCTGGATACTCAAGGGTCGAGGGCAGCCAGACTCGTCAATCATCGGAATGCCGCAACGGCCAGAGCTTCCCTCGTGTAAAGCTTGCACGACGGCCTTGGCTATAGCATTGGCCTGTTCCGCGGGAGTAGCTGTCAGGCACACGATGTTGTTGTTTCGTGAAACATTGACAGATGTGTCGATCTTGAGGCTTATGGGTGAGCTTCCCTCAGATGTCTCGTCTTGGTCATCATCCACAGTATCAGAAAGCAGGGAAGTGCCCGTGGTTTGTTGGGGCTGAGGGTGTGGGATATTCCCACCCAAGTTAGGGAGAGTATCCCGCCTCTCTTGAATAATTCTGGCCATCATGGCAGTGAAATCAGTGACAGGGACTCTTCGCGGTGTATAGGCTGGAGGAGGACTGTTCTCCTTAGGGACATCGACTTGGGGGtcctgaggttgagaagtatTGTTGGGAGCGTCCATGGTTTGTTTTATATGTAAGGGAAGGTGTATTTGTTTGTGCTCGGGTAACAATGCTCTCTGGAGAAAAGGAGAGCAGAGTCAGGTGGTGCTACTGGATAGGAAGATTGTTTTGGTGTAGGAGAGGAACTCCAGTGCGACAGGTCTGTCATATATAAAAGTTTCTCGACGATAAAATTGCTGTTAGTAACGGGTAAAGACAAGATCTTGTCCTCGATACAATAGGTAAGACCAGGGGGCGAGGTGGTGGCCGAGAGCTATGCGCCACGTGTGATAGTGCTATCTCTGGCTTGCTGGGGCTGAGGTGACGCGAGGATGATGTGATTTCTGGATAGAGTTAAGAGGTTCAGAGAAAGATGTTCCGGAAGGGAAGTGGGAAAGATATCTAGATATAGATGGGCTGAAGTGAGAATAAGAAAAGGGGGAACTAAGCAGGTTTCCTCCTGTAGTGGTCTTGGAGTGCTGGACAATACCAACACTAATCACAATAAAATGGAACTTGATCAAAACCTGATTGATTGTTTAATATCTGCAGTGAGGGAGAAGTACATGAAATTCACAGCAAACAAGATTTGTAGAAGAATCCCATCTACCCGCACGGGAGAAGGGGGTGTAGGGGGAAAATGACATGCATCGACTTCAGGCTGAGACTTTGTACGCCATCATTTCATCTGCAACTACAATAGGGCACAATAATAGGCACGGGAGGAAGAATGGATCCCGTAGCGCCCAGGCATAACTGCCATCTTTCTGATtcagtaaaaagaaaaaaaaaaaaaaatacaaGCCACCAACATGGATACAACACGATATGTCACAAGCACAAGAGATAGGCTACCTACTAAGTTAGGCCAGCATAATGTCGTGTGCCATGGCGTGGCCAAGCTAGGAAGAAAGAGACTTGCAGCCTCAGCCGAAACTAACGTCCGTCAGGCCGGGTTCAATGTCTGCATTGTGCCTACGGTACTGTGCACAGGATATGCTCTCGCGAAGGATTTCGGACTTATTCAAACGGGTATTATTGATCTCTCTCATCAGACTCTACGCACGCCCCCTCCACACACGCAGAAGATGGCTGAAACCAACGCGATGACCACCTACCACTGAATACCATCACCGTGGAATGGGGTGGGTTTCTAGTACCGGACAGGGCAAACTTGTCACGTCAAATCCTGTATCAGGGAAGATACAATGCATGCATTATCATGGCTCGCCGGTTCTTGCTGGCGGGTCTTTTTGCCTATTGGAGCAGTTGGATGGTTACACGTTCATTTTGCCTGGCTCCTGGTATTATCACCTCAGCACCTTCATGAGTCCAGACGGTAATATGCAGGATCAAAATTTGACAAACACAATCGAAAGAACTTTTGAGACAAAATCCATGCTTTGCCATATATGATATTGGGGAGTTTCAACGCAAGGTTTCGGAGATCAACAATACTGGTACCTAACCTACATGTACCACGGCATGAATACCTTAAATTCAGGGACCAAGAGGAAGCACCTGAATGAAGGAACCATCAGGGTCCGTAACCTTCCTACATAGGTACATCTAGTACTTACTCGTTAGCTCGTCAAAAGATGATCGTTTATTGTATCACTTTTCTTCATGATCATCACATTCTAGAGACCAAGTCATCAATACCAACCTCAGTGCATCAAAGTGCTGACTCCAAGTTGAACATCAGTCAGTCACGACCGACATTAGAAAAGCGAACCTTTTAGCAGGACGTAGTTGGCCGATGCGAAAGCGGAAGGCGTCAAGGTGGCTTTCGGGGCGCGGCTTGGCGGCTTGTTGGCTTCCTATTGTCCCCAGACGTGCTTGGTATTGTTGTCGAATAGCCCCCCGTAAAAACCCCCCGTCAGCCGCGCAGTCCCGACCGAATGGGCTGAATCGAAGCACCAACCACGGGCGACACCTGCCGCCTATTCGCTTCCTATTGAGGCCCACTTCGGGTCTAGCGCCCGTAGCACAGGCCCACATTTACGGACTTCTGCCGCCTTCCGCATCCTCCACAGAACTCTCATAACTCAAGCTCGCTTCtgtataggtaggtacctcagCCAACACAAATGTACTAGGTACCCATGACAGTCGACAATAGAGGATACCTAGATACGCCCCCCCTTACGAGCTTCCCTTTTTGGGCTGACAATTGCATGTTCCAAACGGTCAcaaccatccatcatcccTGCCGTGATGCATCTCGGGGACTTACACCCTTCAGACAGTCTAGACAGTCTACCACACCACACCACCTCCTTACCGACAAACAATCTCTCATTGCCCACTCACGCTCTGTACAATTCGCCAAAGGAAACCTTGCCCGTTCAATTTCctaacaaacaaacaaatgTCCATGCACTGCTCACCAACGTCTACCAGGTCCGCGGCGTCATATCTTGCGTCCGCACCT
This region includes:
- a CDS encoding hypothetical protein (EggNog:ENOG41): MDAPNNTSQPQDPQVDVPKENSPPPAYTPRRVPVTDFTAMMARIIQERRDTLPNLGGNIPHPQPQQTTGTSLLSDTVDDDQDETSEGSSPISLKIDTSVNVSRNNNIVCLTATPAEQANAIAKAVVQALHEGSSGRCGIPMIDESGCPRPLSIQVAAGLNVEGTGNVIGSRDVIGGLIQKRAGTSLPLDPDDEEDLAPTKRRRTSY
- a CDS encoding hypothetical protein (EggNog:ENOG41) codes for the protein MAHLTIRNLTINPIELIEIERFEGQTVRTGNRLSNMTSHISGFIKATDFSSRQTQAKGDPIHKENACVKVEPFKTKGSGIRAADKNKEVVRLTFKYEDHKYQVDIPNPSNKSSVMKNLDGGKHDLTVVYTPNGAFLAIFSSAQLHRWMHELHDDWPLTLLSIPGTHNSPTCYTALPSVRCQAVGVLEQLKNGVRFLDVRVSVSPDDDELALVHSVFPISLTGTKYFKHMLEDIYKFLDENSSETVIMSIKREGTGRGNDEQLGKYLKHSYVDKRRSRWWTEPRIPTLGGARGRIVIVRRFNLDGEMKKTCWDGRGWGIDAGAWPDNCEDGKVPGGIIRVQDFYEITESQNIEKKIEYCRRQLERAAEQTFALAGMDGHKKDASLPPLFVNFLTASNFFNATCWPERIAAKVNPSVIEYLCMCHGEDGKGPNKLKIGSAGTGVVVTDWVGHKDDWDLIRCIVGMNARLQLKK